A single region of the Rathayibacter rathayi genome encodes:
- the prmC gene encoding peptide chain release factor N(5)-glutamine methyltransferase: MSGDASAVLAEAVRRLRAARLPSPDVDAELLLGHLLGLRRGELQARLIAGLTVEEEVRNAFDEAVERRAAREPLQHITGVAPFRTLELAVGPGVFVPRPETEGVAQLAIDALRAVADPAPVAVDLGTGSGALALALAHEVPHAAVIGVENSPEAVIWARGNRDRLGLQNARIVFDDLARALPELDGTVAVVVSNPPYIPAAAVPREPEVRLFDPPAALYGGEDGLDVVRSLSATALRLLRPGGVLVMEHGELQGAEIRALLTADGWRGATTQRDLTGRDRTTVAVR, encoded by the coding sequence GTGAGCGGCGACGCTAGCGCCGTACTCGCCGAGGCTGTCCGCCGGCTGAGGGCTGCTCGCTTACCGTCTCCGGACGTTGATGCGGAGCTGCTCCTCGGGCACCTGCTCGGGCTCAGGCGCGGCGAGCTGCAGGCCCGCCTCATTGCCGGCCTCACGGTGGAGGAGGAGGTGCGGAATGCCTTCGACGAGGCCGTCGAGCGCCGGGCCGCGCGCGAGCCGCTGCAACATATCACCGGAGTCGCGCCGTTCCGCACGCTCGAACTCGCTGTTGGACCCGGGGTATTCGTGCCGCGCCCCGAGACCGAGGGCGTCGCGCAGCTCGCCATCGACGCGCTCCGGGCCGTCGCCGATCCGGCACCCGTCGCGGTCGATCTGGGCACCGGCAGTGGGGCGCTTGCCCTGGCACTCGCGCACGAAGTGCCGCATGCCGCGGTGATCGGAGTCGAGAACTCACCCGAAGCGGTGATCTGGGCGCGGGGAAATCGCGACCGCCTTGGTCTTCAGAACGCACGCATCGTCTTCGACGACCTCGCGCGTGCGCTGCCTGAGCTCGACGGCACCGTCGCGGTGGTCGTCTCCAATCCGCCCTACATCCCGGCCGCCGCCGTCCCGCGCGAGCCGGAGGTGCGCCTGTTCGATCCGCCCGCGGCGCTCTACGGCGGTGAGGACGGCCTGGACGTGGTCCGCTCGCTCTCGGCGACCGCCCTCCGCCTGCTCCGGCCCGGGGGAGTGCTGGTCATGGAGCACGGCGAGCTGCAGGGCGCCGAGATCCGTGCCCTGCTCACCGCCGACGGCTGGCGCGGAGCGACCACGCAGCGCGACCTCACCGGCCGCGACCGCACGACGGTGGCGGTGCGCTGA
- the prfA gene encoding peptide chain release factor 1, which yields MFESVSVLFAEHEDLQAQLSDPALHADAARAKKVNRRYAELSQIKSAHSAWIQAGDDLDAARELAREDAAFAEEVPELEESLRVAQEKLRRLLIPRDPDDGRDVIMEIKGGEGGAESALFAADLLRMYLHYAEAKGWKTEILDRDESDLGGYKNVQVAIKSTATDPSQGVWAHLKYEGGVHRVQRVPVTESQGRIHTSTTGVLVFPEVDAPEEVAINQNDLKIDVYRSSGPGGQSVNTTDSAVRITHLPTGIVVSMQNEKSQLQNREAGMRVLRARILARQQEEIAAAASDARKTQIRTMDRSERIRTYNFPENRIADHRTGYKAYNLDGVMNGALDPVVESAIQADEEARLADIGSDEP from the coding sequence ATGTTCGAATCCGTCAGCGTCCTCTTCGCCGAGCACGAGGATCTGCAGGCGCAACTCTCCGATCCGGCTCTGCACGCCGATGCCGCGCGCGCGAAGAAGGTGAATCGTCGGTATGCCGAGCTGAGCCAGATAAAGTCGGCGCACTCGGCATGGATCCAAGCCGGCGACGACCTGGACGCCGCACGAGAGCTGGCCCGCGAGGACGCAGCATTCGCCGAGGAGGTCCCCGAGCTGGAGGAGTCGCTACGGGTGGCGCAGGAGAAGCTGCGACGCCTGCTTATTCCGCGCGACCCCGACGACGGCCGTGACGTGATTATGGAGATCAAGGGCGGCGAGGGTGGAGCCGAGAGTGCATTGTTCGCCGCTGACCTGCTCCGGATGTACCTCCACTACGCCGAGGCGAAGGGTTGGAAGACCGAGATCCTCGACCGCGACGAGTCCGACCTCGGCGGCTACAAAAACGTGCAGGTCGCGATCAAGAGCACTGCCACCGATCCGTCCCAGGGTGTCTGGGCGCACCTGAAGTACGAGGGTGGCGTGCACCGCGTGCAGCGCGTCCCCGTGACGGAGTCGCAGGGCCGTATCCACACGTCGACCACCGGCGTGCTGGTGTTCCCCGAGGTGGACGCGCCCGAGGAGGTCGCGATCAACCAGAACGACCTCAAGATCGACGTTTATCGCTCCTCCGGACCCGGTGGACAGTCGGTCAACACCACCGACTCGGCAGTGCGGATCACGCACCTACCGACCGGCATTGTCGTCTCGATGCAGAACGAGAAGAGCCAGCTGCAGAACCGCGAGGCCGGCATGAGGGTGCTCCGCGCCCGCATCCTGGCGCGCCAGCAGGAGGAGATCGCGGCGGCCGCCTCGGACGCACGCAAGACGCAGATCCGCACGATGGACCGCTCCGAGCGGATTCGCACCTACAACTTTCCCGAGAACCGGATCGCTGATCATCGCACCGGCTACAAGGCGTACAACCTCGACGGTGTGATGAACGGGGCGCTCGACCCGGTCGTCGAGAGCGCTATCCAGGCCGACGAAGAGGCGCGCCTCGCCGACATCGGCTCCGACGAGCCGTGA
- the rho gene encoding transcription termination factor Rho: MTDVNTHGSTVDLTADLSALRVAELQALATRLGLGGASKLRKGELVQAISDLRAAAAKDAPAAEVIADAVAPGDAALAPEVAAVAPDVDATGVEAEPADVAEQSAPEPEAPAELPTLVESTEADTADVLEQAAPTVDEPAATAAGSAPVELELPAVAEQVAEPAERTPRRRSSRRASSGTIAAGEHVNVPGGTGVESLIPDLPVIEQDRDAEQAAKSVLDIELPNGPESDGSSREGGQRERRGRRRSRGGSVEQSEQASAENDADSSDSGDQQEQQGGDQQQNGDQQGTGRGRNRRNRNRNRGEDRQNDAQQSSAAPSQPQNGQGSRAAQAEGQQVPQQQNGSGQQAEGEDGRRSRYRDRKRRGGAVGDDIEPEIGEDDVLIPVAGILDVLDNYAFVRTTGYLPGVSDVYVSLGQVKKYNLRKGDAVVGAIRQPREGEGGGRQKYNAIVKVDSINGQTVEEAAARIEFHKLTPLYPTERLRLETEPGKLTQRIIDLVAPIGKGQRGLIVAPPKAGKTIVLQQIANAIVQNNPEVHLMVVLVDERPEEVTDMQRTVRGEVVASTFDRPAEDHTTVAELAIERAKRLVELGHDVVVLLDSITRLGRAYNVTAPASGRVLSGGVDASALYPPKKFFGAARNIENGGSLTILATALIETGSKMDEVIFEEFKGTGNMELRLSRHLADKRIFPAVDVNASGTRREEMLLSADEVKITWKLRRALAGLDQQQALEIILSRLKETSSNVEFLMQVSKSAVGPATAGHGNGHH; encoded by the coding sequence GTGACAGACGTCAATACCCACGGCTCCACCGTGGATCTCACCGCCGACCTCTCGGCCCTGCGGGTCGCCGAGCTTCAGGCTCTCGCGACCCGCCTCGGCCTCGGCGGTGCCTCCAAGCTCCGCAAGGGCGAACTCGTCCAGGCGATCTCGGACCTCCGTGCCGCCGCCGCGAAGGACGCGCCCGCCGCCGAGGTGATCGCCGATGCAGTCGCCCCGGGTGATGCCGCGCTCGCCCCGGAGGTCGCAGCGGTTGCTCCGGATGTCGACGCCACGGGCGTTGAGGCAGAGCCGGCCGATGTGGCCGAGCAGTCCGCTCCCGAGCCCGAGGCGCCGGCGGAGCTGCCGACGCTCGTCGAGAGCACGGAGGCCGACACGGCCGATGTGCTCGAGCAGGCCGCGCCCACCGTGGACGAGCCGGCCGCGACCGCCGCCGGCTCGGCTCCGGTCGAGCTCGAGCTCCCCGCCGTCGCCGAGCAGGTCGCCGAGCCCGCCGAGCGCACCCCCCGCCGCCGCAGCTCGCGGCGCGCCTCCAGCGGCACGATCGCCGCGGGCGAGCATGTCAACGTCCCCGGCGGGACCGGCGTCGAGTCGCTGATCCCGGACCTCCCCGTCATCGAGCAGGACCGCGACGCTGAGCAGGCCGCGAAGTCCGTGCTCGACATCGAGCTGCCCAATGGGCCGGAGTCGGACGGCTCCTCCCGCGAGGGTGGCCAGCGCGAGCGCCGCGGACGCCGTCGTAGCCGCGGCGGCAGCGTCGAGCAGAGCGAGCAGGCTTCCGCCGAGAACGACGCCGACTCCTCCGACTCCGGCGACCAGCAGGAGCAGCAGGGTGGCGACCAGCAGCAGAACGGCGACCAGCAGGGCACCGGCCGCGGCCGCAACCGCCGCAACCGCAACCGCAACCGCGGGGAGGATCGCCAGAACGATGCGCAGCAAAGCTCTGCGGCGCCGTCTCAGCCGCAGAACGGCCAGGGCTCGCGCGCCGCACAGGCCGAGGGCCAGCAGGTTCCGCAGCAGCAGAACGGCTCCGGCCAGCAGGCCGAGGGCGAGGACGGCCGCCGCAGCCGCTACCGCGATCGCAAGCGTCGTGGCGGCGCGGTCGGAGACGACATCGAGCCCGAGATCGGCGAGGACGACGTCCTCATCCCGGTCGCCGGAATTCTCGACGTCCTCGATAACTACGCCTTCGTGCGCACCACGGGCTACCTGCCCGGGGTCAGCGATGTCTACGTCTCGCTCGGCCAGGTCAAGAAGTACAACCTGCGCAAGGGCGACGCGGTCGTCGGCGCCATCCGCCAGCCCCGCGAGGGCGAGGGCGGCGGACGCCAGAAGTACAACGCGATCGTCAAGGTCGACTCGATCAACGGTCAGACCGTCGAGGAGGCCGCCGCGCGCATCGAGTTCCACAAGCTCACCCCGCTCTATCCGACCGAGCGCCTGCGCCTCGAGACGGAGCCGGGCAAGCTGACCCAGCGGATCATCGACCTGGTCGCCCCGATCGGCAAGGGGCAGCGCGGCCTGATCGTCGCACCGCCCAAGGCCGGCAAGACCATCGTCCTGCAGCAGATCGCCAACGCGATCGTGCAGAACAACCCCGAGGTGCACCTCATGGTCGTCCTGGTCGACGAGCGTCCGGAGGAGGTCACCGACATGCAGCGCACCGTGCGCGGCGAGGTCGTCGCCTCCACCTTCGATCGCCCGGCCGAGGACCACACCACCGTCGCCGAACTCGCGATCGAGCGCGCCAAGCGCCTGGTCGAGCTGGGCCACGACGTCGTCGTGCTGCTCGACTCCATCACCCGCCTCGGCCGCGCCTACAACGTGACCGCGCCGGCCTCGGGCCGCGTGCTCTCGGGCGGCGTGGACGCCTCGGCGCTGTACCCGCCGAAGAAGTTCTTCGGAGCGGCGCGCAACATCGAGAACGGCGGCTCGCTCACCATCCTCGCGACGGCGCTCATCGAGACCGGGTCGAAGATGGACGAGGTGATCTTCGAGGAGTTCAAGGGCACCGGTAACATGGAACTCCGCCTCTCGCGTCACCTCGCCGACAAGCGGATCTTCCCCGCCGTCGATGTGAACGCGTCCGGCACTCGCCGCGAGGAGATGCTGCTCAGCGCCGACGAGGTCAAGATCACCTGGAAGCTGCGCCGCGCCCTCGCCGGGCTCGACCAGCAGCAGGCGCTCGAGATCATCCTGTCGCGTCTGAAGGAGACCTCCTCGAACGTCGAGTTCCTGATGCAGGTCTCGAAGTCAGCGGTCGGCCCGGCTACCGCCGGCCACGGCAACGGCCACCACTAG
- the thrB gene encoding homoserine kinase, with protein sequence MTSAVPVGRTVHVKVPATSANLGPGFDTLGLALSFYDELDVTAVAATGARVAVHGVGEGEVATDETNLVVQAIAYTFADQRQEMPGIEVIARNIIPHGRGMGSSGAAIVSGIMAAKGLLEGIVELDSDDLLRIATEMEGHPDNVAPALFGGLTIAWVEPHPSGADDSPLRPRSKKLMVHRGVSPVVFVPEHTMSTRLARSLQPQSVPHEDAVFNVSRSSLLIAALIQSPELLFAATEDKLHQNYRAAAMPETSALIALLRSHGYAAVVSGAGPSVLVLCSDPAQRLAAANLVEKQAPTPWRAHMLAVDFKGATVGTAS encoded by the coding sequence ATGACCTCGGCCGTTCCTGTCGGCCGCACCGTCCACGTCAAGGTCCCCGCTACCTCGGCGAACCTGGGGCCCGGCTTTGACACGCTCGGCCTGGCCCTCTCGTTCTACGACGAACTCGACGTGACGGCCGTGGCGGCGACAGGCGCGCGGGTCGCCGTGCACGGGGTCGGCGAGGGCGAGGTCGCGACCGACGAGACGAACCTCGTCGTGCAGGCGATCGCCTACACCTTTGCCGACCAGCGGCAGGAGATGCCCGGCATCGAGGTGATCGCGCGCAACATCATCCCGCACGGCCGCGGGATGGGCTCGTCCGGGGCGGCGATCGTCTCGGGGATCATGGCAGCGAAGGGGCTGCTCGAGGGCATCGTCGAGCTCGACTCGGACGACTTGCTCCGCATCGCCACCGAGATGGAGGGGCACCCCGACAACGTGGCGCCCGCGCTCTTCGGCGGGCTCACCATCGCCTGGGTGGAGCCGCACCCGTCCGGCGCCGATGACTCGCCGCTGCGCCCGCGCTCGAAGAAGCTGATGGTGCACCGCGGAGTGTCCCCGGTCGTCTTCGTGCCCGAGCACACCATGTCGACGCGGCTCGCCCGCTCGCTCCAGCCGCAGAGCGTGCCTCACGAGGACGCGGTGTTCAACGTCTCGCGCTCCTCGCTCCTGATCGCGGCCCTCATCCAGAGCCCTGAGCTGCTGTTCGCGGCGACCGAGGACAAGCTGCACCAGAACTACCGTGCGGCAGCGATGCCCGAAACGTCCGCCCTGATCGCGCTCTTACGTTCGCACGGCTATGCGGCCGTCGTCTCGGGCGCCGGACCGAGCGTCCTGGTGTTGTGCAGCGACCCCGCGCAGCGCCTCGCCGCCGCGAATCTGGTGGAGAAGCAGGCCCCCACGCCGTGGCGCGCGCACATGCTGGCCGTCGACTTCAAGGGTGCTACAGTGGGGACCGCATCCTGA
- the thrC gene encoding threonine synthase, whose amino-acid sequence MAKQWRGVLHEYADRLDVTEATPVITLGEGGTPLIPAAALSARTGAKVWVKYEGMNPTGSFKDRGMTMAISKAVEHGAKAVICASTGNTSASAAAYATHAGITAAVLVPEGKIALGKLSQAIAHNAQLLQVQGNFDDCLDIARDLAKNYPVHLVNSVNPDRIAGQKTAAFEVVEVLGDAPDFHIVPVGNAGNYTAYFRGYSEELERGESTRLPRMFGFQAEGSAPIVHGAPVRHPETIASAIRIGNPASWELALNARTVSDGYFGAISDEKILEAYRILAGEVGVFVEPASAISVAGLLERAEAGAIPKDATVVLTVTGHGLKDPQWALRTADGADITPTVVPVDTAAIAEVLGLAGA is encoded by the coding sequence ATGGCCAAGCAGTGGCGCGGAGTCCTGCACGAGTACGCGGACCGCCTCGATGTCACCGAGGCGACCCCGGTCATCACTCTCGGCGAGGGCGGCACGCCGCTCATCCCCGCCGCGGCCCTCTCAGCACGCACGGGCGCGAAGGTGTGGGTCAAGTACGAGGGCATGAACCCGACGGGATCCTTCAAGGACCGCGGCATGACGATGGCGATCTCGAAGGCTGTCGAGCACGGCGCGAAGGCCGTCATCTGCGCCTCGACCGGCAACACCTCGGCCTCGGCCGCCGCCTACGCGACGCACGCCGGCATCACCGCTGCCGTCCTGGTCCCCGAGGGCAAGATAGCCCTCGGCAAGCTCAGCCAGGCCATCGCGCACAACGCTCAGCTGCTGCAGGTGCAGGGCAACTTCGATGACTGCCTCGACATTGCCCGCGATCTCGCCAAGAACTATCCGGTCCACCTGGTGAACTCGGTCAACCCTGACCGCATCGCCGGGCAGAAGACCGCGGCCTTCGAGGTCGTCGAGGTCCTGGGCGACGCGCCGGACTTCCACATCGTCCCGGTGGGCAATGCGGGCAACTACACCGCCTACTTCCGCGGCTACTCGGAGGAGCTGGAGCGCGGCGAGTCCACGCGCCTCCCGCGCATGTTCGGCTTCCAGGCCGAGGGCTCTGCTCCGATCGTGCACGGTGCCCCGGTCCGCCACCCCGAGACGATCGCCAGCGCGATCCGGATCGGCAACCCGGCCTCGTGGGAACTCGCCCTGAACGCGCGCACCGTCAGCGATGGCTACTTCGGTGCGATCAGTGACGAGAAGATCCTGGAGGCCTACCGCATTCTCGCTGGCGAGGTCGGCGTCTTCGTCGAACCGGCGTCGGCGATCAGCGTCGCGGGGCTCCTCGAGCGCGCCGAGGCCGGAGCGATCCCCAAGGACGCGACCGTCGTCCTCACGGTTACCGGTCACGGCCTCAAGGACCCGCAGTGGGCGCTGCGCACGGCCGACGGCGCGGACATCACGCCGACCGTCGTCCCGGTCGACACCGCCGCGATCGCGGAGGTGCTGGGGTTGGCCGGCGCATGA
- a CDS encoding homoserine dehydrogenase, which yields MIEYRSLRVALLGAGSVGAQVARLLLDHGDELAQRVGAPLELVGVAVRDVDAPRTAHIPPHLLTIDAESLILGADIVVELIGGLEPARSHILTAISSGADVITANKALLAAHGNELFEAADQVGAQLNYEAAVAGAIPIIRPLRDSLAGDRVHRILGIVNGTTNYILDRMDTERSSLEDALARATQLGYAEADPTADIEGYDAAQKAAILARLAFHTDVPVTLVHREGITGITKAQVDQARDSGYVIKLLAICERLTDAKTGEEGVSARVYPALVHRSHPLAAVHGANNAVFVEAEAAGDLMFYGAGAGGIETASAVLGDVVSAARRHVVGGPGLVTSASSGLAVLPIGHVTTRYQVTLEVLDRPGVLAQIAGVFAEHGVSVETLVQTPPEVDPSVARVGAERRDPTATLVIGTHAAAESDLAATVTALHSHGFVGAVTSVLRVEGA from the coding sequence ATGATCGAGTACCGCAGCCTCCGCGTCGCCCTGCTGGGCGCCGGGTCCGTCGGTGCCCAGGTGGCGCGCCTCCTGCTCGATCACGGCGACGAACTCGCTCAGCGAGTGGGGGCGCCGCTGGAGCTCGTGGGCGTCGCCGTGCGGGACGTGGACGCGCCCCGCACTGCCCACATCCCGCCGCACCTGCTCACGATCGACGCCGAGTCGCTCATCCTCGGCGCGGACATCGTCGTCGAGCTGATCGGCGGTCTGGAGCCTGCACGCAGCCACATCCTCACCGCGATCTCCTCCGGTGCGGATGTGATCACGGCCAACAAGGCTCTGCTCGCCGCGCACGGCAACGAGCTGTTCGAGGCGGCCGACCAGGTGGGCGCGCAGCTGAACTACGAGGCGGCCGTCGCCGGGGCGATCCCGATCATCCGGCCGCTGCGCGACAGCCTCGCCGGCGACCGGGTGCACCGGATCCTCGGCATCGTCAACGGCACGACCAACTACATCCTCGACCGAATGGACACCGAGCGCTCCAGCCTCGAGGACGCGCTGGCCCGCGCGACGCAGCTCGGCTATGCGGAGGCCGATCCGACCGCCGACATCGAGGGCTACGACGCGGCCCAGAAGGCCGCGATCCTCGCTCGCCTGGCGTTCCACACCGACGTCCCGGTGACACTGGTGCACCGCGAGGGCATCACCGGCATCACCAAGGCACAGGTCGACCAGGCCCGCGACTCCGGCTACGTGATCAAGTTGCTCGCAATCTGCGAGCGCCTGACCGATGCGAAGACGGGGGAGGAGGGCGTGTCGGCTCGCGTGTATCCCGCGCTGGTGCACCGCTCCCACCCGCTCGCTGCCGTCCACGGCGCCAACAATGCCGTGTTCGTCGAGGCGGAGGCGGCGGGTGACCTGATGTTTTACGGCGCCGGCGCCGGCGGGATCGAGACGGCCTCCGCCGTGCTCGGGGACGTCGTCTCAGCCGCCCGCCGCCACGTCGTCGGTGGTCCGGGCCTGGTCACCAGTGCGAGCTCCGGCCTTGCCGTTCTGCCGATCGGCCACGTCACGACTCGCTACCAGGTGACCCTCGAGGTGCTCGACCGCCCCGGCGTGCTCGCGCAGATTGCCGGCGTCTTCGCCGAGCACGGCGTCTCGGTTGAGACGCTGGTGCAGACCCCGCCGGAAGTCGACCCGTCGGTGGCGCGGGTCGGTGCAGAGCGGCGCGACCCGACCGCTACCCTGGTCATCGGCACGCACGCCGCGGCGGAATCCGATCTGGCGGCCACCGTCACCGCTCTCCATTCGCATGGTTTCGTCGGCGCCGTGACGTCCGTCCTACGAGTTGAAGGAGCCTGA
- the lysA gene encoding diaminopimelate decarboxylase, which yields MDTVDSRAPRHPLAPDWLQTPDDADALVEGVWSDNTVRDPSGALRVAGVPVADLVREHGTPLYVIDEADARRRAVEMREVFSREFARIGTGVTVYYASKAFLSTEVARWMRDEGLNLDLSSGGELAVALAAGIEPERFGLHGNNKSLAEIDRAVEAGAGTIVLDSLIEIERVAAAAERHGRVQAVRLRVNSGVHAHTHEFLATAHEDQKFGLALADCPDVVARIRSFPSLRFLGLHCHIGSQIFGSDGFVESASRLLDVHASLLTDGPVPELNLGGGFGIAYTSADDPTPIAQIAAAVADAVAEQCAARGIPVPHFAIEPGRALIGPAGLTLYEVGTVKDVVVGTEGATAVRRYVSIDGGMSDNARPALYGADYTARIAGRSSAAEPALVRVAGKHCEAGDIVVHDDFLPADVQSGDLLAVAATGAYCWSLASNYNYLGRPPVVAVRDGRSRVLVRGETEEDLLRRDTGIERKATSR from the coding sequence GTGGACACTGTCGACTCCCGCGCCCCCCGGCATCCGCTCGCTCCCGACTGGCTGCAGACTCCCGACGACGCCGACGCGCTCGTGGAGGGTGTCTGGTCGGACAACACCGTGCGCGATCCCAGCGGCGCCCTGCGCGTCGCCGGAGTGCCGGTCGCCGACTTGGTGCGCGAGCACGGCACTCCTCTCTATGTGATCGACGAGGCCGACGCCCGGCGTCGAGCGGTCGAGATGCGCGAGGTCTTCTCGCGCGAGTTCGCGCGCATCGGCACCGGCGTCACCGTCTACTACGCGAGCAAGGCCTTCCTCTCGACGGAGGTCGCCCGTTGGATGCGCGACGAGGGGTTGAACCTCGACCTCTCCAGCGGCGGCGAGCTGGCCGTTGCCCTGGCCGCGGGCATCGAGCCGGAGCGCTTCGGCCTGCACGGCAACAACAAGTCGCTCGCCGAGATCGACCGGGCCGTCGAGGCGGGCGCGGGGACGATCGTCCTGGACAGCCTGATCGAGATCGAACGTGTCGCGGCGGCGGCCGAACGGCACGGCCGGGTGCAGGCGGTGCGTCTGCGCGTGAACAGTGGAGTGCACGCGCACACCCACGAGTTCCTCGCCACCGCCCACGAGGACCAGAAGTTCGGTCTCGCGCTCGCCGACTGCCCGGACGTCGTCGCGCGCATCCGCTCCTTTCCGTCGCTGCGGTTCCTCGGCCTGCACTGCCACATCGGCTCCCAGATCTTCGGCTCGGACGGATTCGTCGAGTCGGCGTCGCGCCTGCTCGACGTGCACGCATCCCTGCTCACCGACGGACCGGTGCCCGAACTCAACCTCGGTGGAGGCTTCGGCATCGCCTACACCAGCGCGGACGATCCCACTCCGATCGCCCAGATCGCGGCCGCCGTCGCCGACGCGGTCGCCGAGCAGTGTGCGGCGCGCGGGATCCCGGTGCCGCACTTCGCGATCGAGCCGGGCAGGGCGCTGATCGGGCCCGCCGGGCTCACGCTCTACGAGGTCGGCACGGTGAAGGACGTGGTGGTTGGCACCGAAGGAGCGACCGCTGTCCGCCGCTACGTCAGCATCGACGGTGGCATGAGCGACAACGCGCGTCCGGCCCTCTATGGGGCGGACTACACGGCGCGGATCGCCGGCCGCTCCTCCGCCGCCGAGCCCGCCCTCGTGCGTGTGGCCGGAAAGCACTGCGAGGCGGGCGACATCGTGGTCCACGACGATTTCCTGCCAGCGGACGTTCAGTCGGGCGATCTGTTGGCTGTCGCCGCGACCGGCGCGTACTGCTGGTCGCTCGCGAGCAACTACAACTACCTCGGGCGCCCCCCGGTGGTTGCCGTCCGGGACGGGCGCTCGCGCGTCCTCGTGCGCGGCGAGACCGAGGAGGACCTCCTCCGCCGCGATACCGGCATCGAACGAAAGGCCACCTCGCGATGA
- a CDS encoding LmeA family phospholipid-binding protein, whose protein sequence is MTLVLLVVAAVAGDWIARRAIADRAAASLREALALPADRTVDVEVAGWAVLPQLIAGRLDRLDLRSSDVVFGELDGDVAATLIGVPVSAAGAIDSGSTMVAIDAASVAQLVTERSTVPVDEVTLDPPLMRVSASVDVLGVTLGAGVGMQLAAVDGAIQLTPAEISAAGATFSVTDFRDRFGAVSGDLLAPTPLCIADSVPRGLTLTGVEVAEESLNASFALSPTFLSDPAEQEPGTCS, encoded by the coding sequence GTGACGCTGGTGCTGCTCGTGGTCGCGGCGGTGGCCGGCGACTGGATCGCCCGACGGGCCATCGCCGATCGCGCGGCTGCCAGCCTGCGTGAGGCGCTGGCGCTGCCCGCCGACCGGACCGTGGACGTCGAGGTGGCCGGTTGGGCTGTGCTCCCGCAGCTGATCGCGGGGCGGCTGGACCGGCTGGATCTGCGCAGCTCCGATGTCGTGTTCGGCGAGCTCGACGGCGATGTCGCCGCGACCCTGATCGGCGTGCCGGTCAGCGCAGCGGGCGCCATTGACTCCGGCAGCACGATGGTCGCCATCGACGCGGCGTCCGTCGCGCAGCTGGTCACCGAGCGCAGCACCGTGCCGGTCGACGAGGTGACCCTCGATCCTCCACTCATGCGCGTGAGCGCCTCGGTGGACGTACTCGGAGTGACGCTCGGCGCGGGCGTCGGCATGCAGCTGGCCGCCGTGGACGGCGCGATCCAGCTGACTCCGGCCGAGATCTCGGCGGCGGGTGCGACCTTCTCGGTCACCGACTTCCGCGACCGCTTCGGCGCCGTCTCGGGCGACCTGCTCGCTCCGACTCCGCTCTGCATCGCGGATTCGGTGCCGCGCGGGCTGACGCTCACCGGGGTCGAGGTCGCGGAGGAATCGCTGAACGCGAGCTTCGCGCTCTCCCCGACGTTCCTCAGCGACCCGGCTGAGCAGGAGCCGGGCACCTGCTCGTGA